A genomic window from Brassica oleracea var. oleracea cultivar TO1000 chromosome C8, BOL, whole genome shotgun sequence includes:
- the LOC106307224 gene encoding L-ascorbate peroxidase 1, cytosolic produces MTKSYPTVTEDYQNAIEKCKRKLRGLIAEKNCAPIMVRLAWHSAGTFDCASRTGGPFGTMRFDAEQGHGANSGIHIALRLLEPIREQFPTISFADFHQLAGVVAVEVTGGPEIPFHPGREDKPQPPPEGRLPDATKGCDHLRQVFTKQMGLSDKDIVALSGAHTLGRCHKDRSGFEGAWTSNPLIFDNSYFKELLSGEKEGLLQLVSDKALLDDPVFRPLVEKYADDEEAFFADYAEAHLKLSELGFADA; encoded by the exons ATGACGAAGAGCTACCCAACGGTGACCGAAGATTACCAGAACGCTATTGAGAAGTGTAAGAGGAAGCTTAGAGGCTTGATCGCTGAGAAGAACTGTGCACCTATCATGGTCCGTCTCGC ATGGCACTCTGCTGGAACATTTGATTGTGCGTCAAGGACTGGTGGTCCTTTTGGAACGATGAGGTTTGATGCTGAGCAAGGTCATGGAGCTAACAGTGGGATCCACATTGCTCTTAGGTTGTTGGAGCCTATCAGAGAGCAGTTCCCTACCATCTCCTTTGCTGATTTCCATCAGCTTGCTGGTGTTGTGGCTGTTGAGGTTACTGGTGGTCCTGAGATTCCTTTCCACCCTGGAAGAGAG GACAAGCCTCAGCCACCACCAGAGGGACGTCTCCCTGATGCTACAAAGGGATGTGACCACTTGAGACAGGTGTTTACAAAGCAGATGGGTTTATCTGACAAGGACATTGTCGCTTTATCTGGCGCCCACACTCTG GGAAGATGCCACAAGGATAGGTCTGGATTCGAAGGTGCATGGACTTCAAACCCTCTTATTTTCGACAACTCTTACTTCAA GGAGCTCTTGAGCGGTGAGAAGGAAGGTCTTCTTCAGCTTGTCTCTGACAAGGCTTTGTTGGATGATCCTGTGTTCCGTCCTCTTGTTGAGAAATACGCAGAT GATGAAGAAGCGTTTTTCGCTGATTACGCTGAGGCACACTTGAAGCTTTCTGAGCTCGG GTTTGCTGATGCTTAA
- the LOC106309748 gene encoding mitogen-activated protein kinase 13, which yields MENMEDGGILTYNGRYVMYNVLGNLFELSSKYIPPIQPVGRGAYGIVCCATNSETNEEVAIKKIANAFDNRVDAKRTLREIKLLCHMDHDNVIKMKDIIEPPEKYRFEDVYIVYELMDTDLHQIIRSSQTLTDDHCQFFLYQILRGLKYIHSANVLHRDLKPSNLVLNTSCDLKICDFGLARTSTETDMMTEYVVTRWYRAPELLLNCSEYTGAIDIWSVGCIFMEILRRETLFPGKDYVQQLKLITELLGSPEDSDLDFLRSDNARKYLRNLPRVQKQSFREKFPDISPMALDLAEKMLVFDPSKRITVEEALKHPYLASLHEINEEPTCPSPFSFDFEETTLDEQDIKELIWRESLHFKNKQSPMIQDP from the exons ATGGAGAACATGGAAGATGGAGGAATCTTGACATACAATGGTAGATATGTTATGTATAACGTACTCGGTAACCTTTTTGAGCTCTCTTCAAAATACATTCCTCCTATTCAACCTGTGGGTCGAGGTGCCTATGGTATTGTCTG CTGTGCTACAAACTCAGAGACAAACGAAGAGGTTGCTATAAAGAAGATAGCAAACGCTTTTGACAACAGAGTTGATGCTAAAAGAACTCTCCGGGAGATCAAACTCCTTTGCCACATGGATCACGATAAT GTTATCAAAATGAAAGATATAATCGAGCCACCAGAGAAATATAGGTTTGAAGATGTGTATATCGTTTATGAATTAATGGATACTGATTTGCACCAGATCATAAGATCTAGTCAAACTCTGACCGATGACCATTGTCAG TTCTTCCTTTACCAAATTTTGAGAGGCTTGAAGTACATACACTCTGCGAATGTACTACACCGTGACTTGAAACCGAGCAACTTGGTTCTAAACACGAGTTGTGATCTTAAAATATGTGATTTTGGGCTTGCAAGAACGTCAACAGAGACAGACATGATGACAGAATATGTAGTAACAAGATGGTACCGTGCACCTGAATTGCTTCTCAACTGCTCGGAATACACAGGAGCTATTGATATATGGTCTGTTGGTTGCATTTTCATGGAGATACTCAGAAGAGAAACGCTTTTCCCTGGTAAGGATTATGTTCAACAGCTGAAACTTATCACTGAG CTCTTAGGTTCACCAGAGGACTCTGATCTTGACTTCTTGAGAAGTGATAATGCGCGAAAGTACTTAAGAAATCTCCCACGTGTTCAAAAACAATCATTCAGAGAAAAGTTCCCTGACATTTCACCAATGGCTTTAGATCTTGCTGAGAAGATGCTTGTTTTTGATCCTTCCAAACGCATCACAG TGGAGGAAGCATTGAAGCATCCTTATTTGGCTAGTCTCCATGAGATCAATGAAGAACCAACGTGTCCTTCTCCTTTTAGCTTTGACTTTGAGGAGACAACTTTGGATGAACAAGACATCAAGGAACTTATCTGGAGAGAGTCTTTACACTTCAAGAATAAGCAATCTCCCATGATTCAAGACCCTTAA
- the LOC106312260 gene encoding probable serine/threonine-protein kinase RLCKVII has product MMGCFGRSEKPSKRSETNKGRNKDTLRNKNTIGCSSITNKRDDQTHPCSDSLKVSPYRDVNNGVGKAEDQLALDAKRLNLNNQATGKKPQTFTFQELAAATGNFSSDCFLGEGGFGKVFKGKLEKLDQVVAIKQLDRNGPQGIREFVVEVLTLSLADHPNLVKLIGFCAEGDQRLLVYEYMPLGSLEDHLHDLPPGQKPLDWNTRMKIAAGAARGLEYLHDRMKPPVIYRDLKCSNILLGEDYQPKLSDFGLAKVGPSGDKTHVSTRVMGTYGYCAPDYAMTGQLTFKSDIYSFGVVLLELITGRKAIDTTKPRKDQNLVGWARPLFKDRRNFPKMVDPQLQGQYPGRGLYQALAISAMCVQEQPSMRPVVSDVVSALNFLASSKYDPTSPSSSSSRRRNTYRDDEEKRRDLSKETESEGNQIKFLASPRQMVDTCMYKNTKQ; this is encoded by the exons ATGATGGGTTGTTTCGGCCGCAGTGAGAAACCGAGCAAACGATCGGAGACCAACAAAGGGAGAAACAAGGATACTCTGAGAAATAAGAACACCATCGGCTGTAGCAGCATCACTAACAAGCGAGATGATCAGACTCACCCCTGTTCAG ATTCGTTAAAAGTCAGTCCATATCGAGATGTAAACAATGGAGTTGGTAAGGCGGAGGATCAGCTAGCTCTTGACGCGAAGCGTTTGAATCTAAATAACCAAGCCACGGGGAAGAAACCACAGACTTTTACATTCCAAGAACTTGCAGCTGCCACAGGGAACTTCAGTTCGGATTGTTTTCTTGGCGAAGGAGGGTTTGGCAAAGTTTTCAAGGGAAAACTCGAGAAACTCGATCAG GTTGTTGCTATCAAGCAACTCGACCGTAACGGGCCTCAAGGAATCAGGGAGTTTGTGGTTGAGGTATTGACATTAAGTCTTGCTGACCATCCCAACCTCGTGAAGCTTATAGGGTTTTGCGCTGAGGGTGATCAGAGACTATTGGTCTACGAGTACATGCCTCTAGGATCTCTTGAAGACCATCTACACG ATCTCCCTCCTGGTCAAAAACCACTTGACTGGAACACTCGGATGAAAATAGCAGCTGGTGCAGCAAGAGGTCTGGAGTATCTTCACGATAGAATGAAGCCACCTGTGATCTACCGGGACCTCAAGTGCTCGAATATCTTGCTTGGTGAAGACTACCAACCAAAGCTATCAGACTTTGGGCTGGCGAAAGTTGGACCAAGCGGGGATAAAACACATGTCTCCACAAGGGTTATGGGAACGTACGGATACTGTGCTCCTGACTACGCTATGACGGGGCAGCTCACGTTTAAATCCGATATATACAGTTTTGGAGTAGTCCTTCTGGAGCTTATCACTGGAAGGAAAGCAATTGATACTACAAAACCGCGTAAAGATCAGAACTTGGTCGGATGG GCACGACCGTTGTTTAAAGACAGGAGGAACTTCCCGAAAATGGTTGACCCGCAGCTTCAGGGACAATACCCTGGGAGAGGATTGTACCAAGCACTTGCAATATCAGCAATGTGTGTTCAAGAGCAGCCGAGCATGAGGCCTGTTGTATCCGATGTAGTGTCGGCTCTCAACTTCTTAGCCTCTTCTAAATATGATCCAACCAGCCCTAGCAGCAGCAGCAGCAGGAGGAGGAACACTTATAGAGATGATGAAGAGAAAAGACGGGACCTCTCGAAAGAAACAGAATCTGAAGGAAATCAAATCAAGTTTTTGGCTTCACCAAGACAAATGGTGGACACATGCATGTATAAAAATACAAAACAGTAA
- the LOC106312262 gene encoding 39S ribosomal protein L47, mitochondrial-like, with amino-acid sequence MFLTRFIGRRFLAVAASTRSESSTAAGAAAASTARIAKNPLEEFFEFDRSQDEDKPVVYGRGWKASELRLKSWDDLQKLWYVLLKEKNMLMTQRQMLQAQNMMFPNPERIPKVRRSMCRIKHVLTERAIEEPDPRRSAEMKRMVNAM; translated from the exons ATGTTTCTCACGAGATTTATCGGGAGGAGGTTCTTGGCGGTGGCTGCATCGACGAGATCGGAGTCAAGTACTGCAGCAGGAGCTGCTGCTGCTTCGACTGCTAGGATTGCTAAGAACCCTCTGGAAGAGTTCTTTGAGTTCGATAGAAGCCAGGACGAAGATAAACCTGTTGTCTACG GTCGAGGATGGAAAGCATCGGAGCTGCGGCTCAAGTCATGGGATGATCTTCAGAAGCTGTGGTACGTTCTTCTCAAAGAGAAGAACATGTTGATGACTCAGCGTCAGATGCTTCAAGCTCAGAACATGATGTTTCCTAACCCCGAACGCATTCCTAAG GTGAGGAGATCAATGTGCCGCATAAAGCATGTGCTGACAGAGAGGGCGATTGAAGAACCCGACCCCAGAAGATCAGCCGAGATGAAGAGAATGGTCAATGCTATGTGA
- the LOC106312263 gene encoding histone H4: MSGRGKGGKGLGKGGAKRHRKVLRDNIQGITKPAIRRLARRGGVKRISGLIYEETRGVLKIFLENVIRDAVTYTEHARRKTVTAMDVVYALKRQGRTLYGFGG; this comes from the coding sequence ATGTCGGGAAGAGGAAAAGGAGGGAAAGGATTGGGAAAGGGAGGAGCGAAGAGGCACAGGAAGGTGCTTAGGGATAACATCCAAGGTATCACCAAGCCTGCCATCCGTCGTCTTGCTCGCAGAGGCGGTGTCAAGCGTATTAGCGGTTTGATCTACGAGGAGACAAGAGGAGTCCTCAAGATCTTTCTCGAGAATGTCATCCGCGACGCTGTTACATACACCGAGCACGCTAGGAGGAAGACTGTTACGGCTATGGATGTGGTTTACGCGTTGAAGAGGCAAGGACGCACTCTCTACGGTTTCGGCGGTTAA
- the LOC106311731 gene encoding calcium-transporting ATPase 4, endoplasmic reticulum-type isoform X2, whose protein sequence is MGKGGEEDLGNKQSNGSEPLKFDTFPAWGKDVRECEEHFGVSVERGLSRGEVLTRHQIYGLNELEKPEGTSLLKLILEQFNDTLVRILLAAAVVSFVLAFVDGDEGGEMGITAFVEPLVIFLILIVNAIVGIWQETNAEKALEALKEIQSQQATVMRDGVKVSCLPAKELVPGDVVELRVGDKVPADMRVVGLVSSTLRVEQGSLTGESEAVSKTTKAVEENADIQGKKCIVFAGTTVVNGSCVCLVTHTGMSTEIGRVHSQIQEASQHEEDTPLKKKLNEFGEALTMIIGLICALVWLINVKYFLSWEYVDGWPRNFKFSFEKCTYYFEIAVALAVAAIPEGLPAVITTCLALGTRKMAQKNALVRKLPSVETLGCTTVICSDKTGTLTTNQMAVSKLVAMGSRVGTLRSFNVEGTSFDPRDGKIEDWPVGRMDTNLQMIAKIAAICNDANVEQSENQFVARGMPTEAALKVLVEKMGFPEGANKASSLANGCCRLWSELEQRIATLEFDRDRKSMGVMVDSSSGTKLLLVKGAVENVLERSTHIQLLDGSTQELDQYSRDLILQSLHDMSMSALRCLGFAYSDVPSDFATYDGSEDHPAHQQLLNPINYSSIESNLTFVGFVGLRDPPRKEVRQAIADCRTAGIRVMVITGDNKSTAEAICREIGVFEADEDISTRSLTGKEFMDVKDQKNHLRQSGGLLFSRAEPKHKQEIVRLLKEDGEVVAMTGDGVNDAPALKLADIGVAMGISGTEVAKEASDMVLADDNFSTIVAAVGEGRSIYNNMKAFIRYMISSNIGEVASIFLTAALGIPEGMIPVQLLWVNLVTDGPPATALGFNPPDKDIMKKPPRRSDDSLITAWILFRYLVIGMYVGVATVGVFIIWYTHSSFMGIDLSQDGHSLVSYSQLAHWGQCSSWEGFKVSPFTAGSQTFSFESNPCEYFHLGKIKASTLSLSVLVAIEMFNSLNALSEDGSLVTMPPWVNPWLLLAMAVSFGLHFVILYVPFLAQVFGIVPLSLNEWLLVLAVSLPVILIDEVLKFVGRLTSGYRYSPRTPSAKQKTE, encoded by the exons ATGGGGAAAGGAGGTGAAGAAGACTTGGGGAATAAGCAATCTAACGGCTCAGAACCGTTAAAGTTCGATACTTTCCCCGCTTGGGGCAAAGACGTTAGAGAATGCGAAGAGCACTTCGGTGTTAGCGTTGAGAGAGGGTTAAGTCGCGGCGAGGTGTTGACACGTCATCAGATCTACGGTTTGAACGAGTTGGAGAAGCCTGAGGGGACATCGCTTTTGAAGTTGATTCTGGAGCAGTTTAATGATACTTTGGTTCGTATTCTCTTGGCCGCCGCTGTTGTTTCGTTTGTGTTAGCCTTTGTTGATGGTGATGAAGGCGGGGAGATGGGGATCACTGCTTTTGTTGAGCCGCTTGTGATCTTCTTGATCTTGATTGTGAATGCCATTGTTGGGATCTGGCAAGAGACGAATGCTGAGAAGGCCTTGGAGGCTTTGAAGGAGATTCAGTCTCAGCAAGCGACTGTGATGCGTGATGGTGTTAAAGTGTCTTGCTTGCCTGCTAAGGAGCTTGTTCCTGGTGATGTTGTGGAGCTCAGGGTGGGTGATAAGGTCCCTGCGGATATGCGTGTTGTGGGTTTGGTTAGTTCGACGCTGAGAGTTGAGCAAGGGTCTTTGACGGGAGAGAGCGAGGCGGTTAGTAAGACTACCAAGGCTGTGGAGGAGAATGCAGATATTCAGGGGAAGAAATGTATCGTGTTTGCAGGGACGACGGTTGTTAACGGGAGCTGTGTTTGTTTGGTTACTCACACTGGGATGAGTACCGAGATCGGGAGGGTGCATTCGCAGATTCAAGAAGCTTCGCAGCACGAGGAAGACACTCCTCTGAAGAAGAAGCTCAACGAGTTCGGAGAAGCGCTGACGATGATCATTGGTTTAATCTGCGCGTTGGTTTGGCTCATTAACGTGAAATACTTTCTCTCCTGGGAGTACGTCGACGGCTGGCCGAGAAACTTTAAGTTCTCCTTCGAGAAATGCACGTACTACTTCGAGATTGCTGTTGCGTTGGCCGTTGCTGCTATTCCGGAAGGTCTTCCAGCGGTTATTACGACTTGCTTGGCTCTTGGGACGCGGAAGATGGCTCAGAAGAACGCTCTGGTTAGGAAGTTGCCTAGTGTGGAGACGCTTGGCTGCACAACTGTGATATGCTCTGATAAAACTGGGACTTTGACGACTAATCAGATGGCTGTTTCGAAGCTTGTTGCTATGGGTTCTAGAGTTGGGACTCTTCGGTCTTTTAATGTTGAGGGGACTTCTTTTGATCCTCGAGATGGGAAGATTGAAGATTGGCCTGTGGGTAGGATGGATACAAATCTTCAGATGATTGCCAAAATTGCTGCTATTTGTAATGATGCGAATGTTGAGCAATCTGAGAATCAGTTTGTTGCTAGGGGCATGCCTACTGAGGCAGCTTTGAAG GTTTTGGTTGAGAAAATGGGGTTCCCAGAAGGAGCTAATAAAGCCTCATCTTTGGCTAATG GTTGTTGTCGGTTATGGAGTGAACTAGAGCAACGGATTGCCACTCTTGAGTTTGACCGAGACAGGAAATCAATGGGAGTTATGGTGGATTCCAGCTCAGGAACGAAACTGTTACTGGTCAAG GGTGCCGTTGAGAATGTATTGGAAAGGAGTACGCATATTCAGTTACTTGATGGTTCAACTCAAGAGCTTGACCAGTACTCAAGGGACCTTATTCTACAAAGCCTACATGATATGTCCATGAGTGCATTAAGGTGTCTCGGATTCGCCTACTCTGATGTTCCATCAGACTTCGCTACTTATGATGGCAGTGAAGACCATCCTGCTCACCAGCAACTTCTCAACCCAATTAATTACTCTTCTATTGAGTCCAATCTAACATTTGTTGGCTTTGTTGGTCTAAGG GATCCTCCGAGGAAAGAGGTGCGTCAAGCCATTGCAGACTGCAGAACAGCAGGTATCCGAGTCATGGTCATAACTGGAGACAACAAGAGCACCGCGGAAGCAATCTGTCGTGAGATTGGAGTGTTTGAGGCAGATGAAGATATCTCCACAAGAAGCTTGACTGGAAAAGAGTTTATGGATGTTAAAGATCAGAAGAATCATCTGAGGCAAAGTGGAGGGCTCTTGTTCTCTAGAGCTGAACCAAAGCACAAGCAAGAGATTGTTAGGTTGCTCAAAGAAGATGGAGAAGTGGTTGCCATGACTGGAGATGGAGTCAATGATGCTCCTGCACTTAAGTTGGCTGATATAGGTGTGGCTATGGGTATCTCTGGCACGGAG GTAGCAAAGGAGGCATCAGACATGGTGTTAGCAGATGATAACTTCAGCACTATTGTGGCAGCTGTTGGTGAAGGCAGGTCCATCTATAACAACATGAAGGCTTTCATCAG GTACATGATCTCTTCCAACATTGGTGAGGTTGCATCAATATTCTTGACAGCTGCACTTGGAATCCCAGAAGGCATGATCCCAGTTCAGCTTCTGTGGGTGAATCTCGTAACAGACGGTCCTCCAGCTACGGCTTTGGGATTCAATCCCCCTGACAAGGATATCATGAAGAAGCCTCCTCGCAGAAGCGATGACTCGCTTATCACCGCCTGGATCCTCTTCCGCTATCTG GTGATTGGTATGTACGTGGGAGTAGCGACGGTGGGAGTATTCATCATATGGTACACACACAGCAGCTTCATGGGCATAGACCTGAGCCAAGACGGTCACAGCCTTGTGAGCTACTCACAGCTAGCTCACTGGGGGCAGTGCTCATCATGGGAAGGCTTCAAAGTCTCTCCTTTCACAGCCGGCTCTCAGACATTCTCCTTCGAGTCAAACCCGTGCGAGTACTTCCACCTGGGGAAGATCAAAGCGTCCACGCTCTCCCTCTCGGTGTTGGTGGCTATTGAGATGTTCAACTCACTGAACGCGCTCTCGGAGGACGGGAGCCTTGTGACGATGCCGCCGTGGGTGAACCCGTGGCTGCTCTTGGCGATGGCGGTGTCCTTTGGGCTGCATTTTGTGATACTGTACGTGCCGTTCTTGGCGCAGGTGTTTGGGATTGTGCCGCTGAGTTTGAACGAGTGGCTGCTGGTGTTGGCTGTGTCGCTTCCTGTGATTCTGATAGATGAAGTTCTCAAGTTTGTAGGGAGGTTGACCAGTGGTTATCGGTACTCACCTCGCACTCCCTCTGCGAAGCAAAAGACGGAGTAG
- the LOC106311731 gene encoding calcium-transporting ATPase 4, endoplasmic reticulum-type isoform X1, with the protein MGKGGEEDLGNKQSNGSEPLKFDTFPAWGKDVRECEEHFGVSVERGLSRGEVLTRHQIYGLNELEKPEGTSLLKLILEQFNDTLVRILLAAAVVSFVLAFVDGDEGGEMGITAFVEPLVIFLILIVNAIVGIWQETNAEKALEALKEIQSQQATVMRDGVKVSCLPAKELVPGDVVELRVGDKVPADMRVVGLVSSTLRVEQGSLTGESEAVSKTTKAVEENADIQGKKCIVFAGTTVVNGSCVCLVTHTGMSTEIGRVHSQIQEASQHEEDTPLKKKLNEFGEALTMIIGLICALVWLINVKYFLSWEYVDGWPRNFKFSFEKCTYYFEIAVALAVAAIPEGLPAVITTCLALGTRKMAQKNALVRKLPSVETLGCTTVICSDKTGTLTTNQMAVSKLVAMGSRVGTLRSFNVEGTSFDPRDGKIEDWPVGRMDTNLQMIAKIAAICNDANVEQSENQFVARGMPTEAALKVLVEKMGFPEGANKASSLANGDVLRCCRLWSELEQRIATLEFDRDRKSMGVMVDSSSGTKLLLVKGAVENVLERSTHIQLLDGSTQELDQYSRDLILQSLHDMSMSALRCLGFAYSDVPSDFATYDGSEDHPAHQQLLNPINYSSIESNLTFVGFVGLRDPPRKEVRQAIADCRTAGIRVMVITGDNKSTAEAICREIGVFEADEDISTRSLTGKEFMDVKDQKNHLRQSGGLLFSRAEPKHKQEIVRLLKEDGEVVAMTGDGVNDAPALKLADIGVAMGISGTEVAKEASDMVLADDNFSTIVAAVGEGRSIYNNMKAFIRYMISSNIGEVASIFLTAALGIPEGMIPVQLLWVNLVTDGPPATALGFNPPDKDIMKKPPRRSDDSLITAWILFRYLVIGMYVGVATVGVFIIWYTHSSFMGIDLSQDGHSLVSYSQLAHWGQCSSWEGFKVSPFTAGSQTFSFESNPCEYFHLGKIKASTLSLSVLVAIEMFNSLNALSEDGSLVTMPPWVNPWLLLAMAVSFGLHFVILYVPFLAQVFGIVPLSLNEWLLVLAVSLPVILIDEVLKFVGRLTSGYRYSPRTPSAKQKTE; encoded by the exons ATGGGGAAAGGAGGTGAAGAAGACTTGGGGAATAAGCAATCTAACGGCTCAGAACCGTTAAAGTTCGATACTTTCCCCGCTTGGGGCAAAGACGTTAGAGAATGCGAAGAGCACTTCGGTGTTAGCGTTGAGAGAGGGTTAAGTCGCGGCGAGGTGTTGACACGTCATCAGATCTACGGTTTGAACGAGTTGGAGAAGCCTGAGGGGACATCGCTTTTGAAGTTGATTCTGGAGCAGTTTAATGATACTTTGGTTCGTATTCTCTTGGCCGCCGCTGTTGTTTCGTTTGTGTTAGCCTTTGTTGATGGTGATGAAGGCGGGGAGATGGGGATCACTGCTTTTGTTGAGCCGCTTGTGATCTTCTTGATCTTGATTGTGAATGCCATTGTTGGGATCTGGCAAGAGACGAATGCTGAGAAGGCCTTGGAGGCTTTGAAGGAGATTCAGTCTCAGCAAGCGACTGTGATGCGTGATGGTGTTAAAGTGTCTTGCTTGCCTGCTAAGGAGCTTGTTCCTGGTGATGTTGTGGAGCTCAGGGTGGGTGATAAGGTCCCTGCGGATATGCGTGTTGTGGGTTTGGTTAGTTCGACGCTGAGAGTTGAGCAAGGGTCTTTGACGGGAGAGAGCGAGGCGGTTAGTAAGACTACCAAGGCTGTGGAGGAGAATGCAGATATTCAGGGGAAGAAATGTATCGTGTTTGCAGGGACGACGGTTGTTAACGGGAGCTGTGTTTGTTTGGTTACTCACACTGGGATGAGTACCGAGATCGGGAGGGTGCATTCGCAGATTCAAGAAGCTTCGCAGCACGAGGAAGACACTCCTCTGAAGAAGAAGCTCAACGAGTTCGGAGAAGCGCTGACGATGATCATTGGTTTAATCTGCGCGTTGGTTTGGCTCATTAACGTGAAATACTTTCTCTCCTGGGAGTACGTCGACGGCTGGCCGAGAAACTTTAAGTTCTCCTTCGAGAAATGCACGTACTACTTCGAGATTGCTGTTGCGTTGGCCGTTGCTGCTATTCCGGAAGGTCTTCCAGCGGTTATTACGACTTGCTTGGCTCTTGGGACGCGGAAGATGGCTCAGAAGAACGCTCTGGTTAGGAAGTTGCCTAGTGTGGAGACGCTTGGCTGCACAACTGTGATATGCTCTGATAAAACTGGGACTTTGACGACTAATCAGATGGCTGTTTCGAAGCTTGTTGCTATGGGTTCTAGAGTTGGGACTCTTCGGTCTTTTAATGTTGAGGGGACTTCTTTTGATCCTCGAGATGGGAAGATTGAAGATTGGCCTGTGGGTAGGATGGATACAAATCTTCAGATGATTGCCAAAATTGCTGCTATTTGTAATGATGCGAATGTTGAGCAATCTGAGAATCAGTTTGTTGCTAGGGGCATGCCTACTGAGGCAGCTTTGAAG GTTTTGGTTGAGAAAATGGGGTTCCCAGAAGGAGCTAATAAAGCCTCATCTTTGGCTAATGGTGATGTCTTAC GTTGTTGTCGGTTATGGAGTGAACTAGAGCAACGGATTGCCACTCTTGAGTTTGACCGAGACAGGAAATCAATGGGAGTTATGGTGGATTCCAGCTCAGGAACGAAACTGTTACTGGTCAAG GGTGCCGTTGAGAATGTATTGGAAAGGAGTACGCATATTCAGTTACTTGATGGTTCAACTCAAGAGCTTGACCAGTACTCAAGGGACCTTATTCTACAAAGCCTACATGATATGTCCATGAGTGCATTAAGGTGTCTCGGATTCGCCTACTCTGATGTTCCATCAGACTTCGCTACTTATGATGGCAGTGAAGACCATCCTGCTCACCAGCAACTTCTCAACCCAATTAATTACTCTTCTATTGAGTCCAATCTAACATTTGTTGGCTTTGTTGGTCTAAGG GATCCTCCGAGGAAAGAGGTGCGTCAAGCCATTGCAGACTGCAGAACAGCAGGTATCCGAGTCATGGTCATAACTGGAGACAACAAGAGCACCGCGGAAGCAATCTGTCGTGAGATTGGAGTGTTTGAGGCAGATGAAGATATCTCCACAAGAAGCTTGACTGGAAAAGAGTTTATGGATGTTAAAGATCAGAAGAATCATCTGAGGCAAAGTGGAGGGCTCTTGTTCTCTAGAGCTGAACCAAAGCACAAGCAAGAGATTGTTAGGTTGCTCAAAGAAGATGGAGAAGTGGTTGCCATGACTGGAGATGGAGTCAATGATGCTCCTGCACTTAAGTTGGCTGATATAGGTGTGGCTATGGGTATCTCTGGCACGGAG GTAGCAAAGGAGGCATCAGACATGGTGTTAGCAGATGATAACTTCAGCACTATTGTGGCAGCTGTTGGTGAAGGCAGGTCCATCTATAACAACATGAAGGCTTTCATCAG GTACATGATCTCTTCCAACATTGGTGAGGTTGCATCAATATTCTTGACAGCTGCACTTGGAATCCCAGAAGGCATGATCCCAGTTCAGCTTCTGTGGGTGAATCTCGTAACAGACGGTCCTCCAGCTACGGCTTTGGGATTCAATCCCCCTGACAAGGATATCATGAAGAAGCCTCCTCGCAGAAGCGATGACTCGCTTATCACCGCCTGGATCCTCTTCCGCTATCTG GTGATTGGTATGTACGTGGGAGTAGCGACGGTGGGAGTATTCATCATATGGTACACACACAGCAGCTTCATGGGCATAGACCTGAGCCAAGACGGTCACAGCCTTGTGAGCTACTCACAGCTAGCTCACTGGGGGCAGTGCTCATCATGGGAAGGCTTCAAAGTCTCTCCTTTCACAGCCGGCTCTCAGACATTCTCCTTCGAGTCAAACCCGTGCGAGTACTTCCACCTGGGGAAGATCAAAGCGTCCACGCTCTCCCTCTCGGTGTTGGTGGCTATTGAGATGTTCAACTCACTGAACGCGCTCTCGGAGGACGGGAGCCTTGTGACGATGCCGCCGTGGGTGAACCCGTGGCTGCTCTTGGCGATGGCGGTGTCCTTTGGGCTGCATTTTGTGATACTGTACGTGCCGTTCTTGGCGCAGGTGTTTGGGATTGTGCCGCTGAGTTTGAACGAGTGGCTGCTGGTGTTGGCTGTGTCGCTTCCTGTGATTCTGATAGATGAAGTTCTCAAGTTTGTAGGGAGGTTGACCAGTGGTTATCGGTACTCACCTCGCACTCCCTCTGCGAAGCAAAAGACGGAGTAG